The following coding sequences lie in one Moritella sp. F3 genomic window:
- a CDS encoding zinc ribbon domain-containing protein YjdM, with translation MSLPPCPKCKSEFVYQDQNQLICPECANEWNPSELLEDIFIVKDANGTQLQEGDKLTLAKDLKVKGSSLILKVGTKAVIKRIIEGKDHQLDCKVDGVGEMMVTAKFVKKA, from the coding sequence ATGTCTCTTCCTCCTTGTCCAAAATGTAAATCTGAATTTGTTTACCAAGATCAAAACCAGCTCATTTGCCCTGAATGTGCAAATGAGTGGAACCCATCTGAATTACTTGAAGATATATTTATCGTAAAAGATGCTAACGGTACGCAATTGCAAGAAGGTGATAAGTTAACGTTAGCTAAAGATCTTAAAGTGAAAGGCAGCTCGCTAATACTTAAAGTCGGCACAAAAGCGGTGATTAAACGCATTATTGAAGGCAAGGATCATCAACTTGACTGTAAAGTGGATGGTGTAGGCGAGATGATGGTAACAGCTAAGTTTGTTAAGAAAGCTTAG
- a CDS encoding sphingomyelin phosphodiesterase codes for MNILKNVMTTTCLTCALSASALADSDIYLTNNSNQTMSIDVNHTGSDLLQEGAEWQQHVQTLKPWETKMVLSFNRWEGIKSGDNYQFETLVTNENGESLSLLQQVKGYWYKSSLEHGASANDIALNWADDRDTYRYQSQYNSNSTSTEIAFKASATGRYDDIHYTITPQKIDEQPEHDGNALKVMSYNVWALPVIASHIGERFQEIPKHLKGYDVLMLQEVFASGRDAFLRDLAKEYPYQTKMLDHPGINVYDGGVTIVSRYPIVNEGQYVYPDCSGTDCFADKGVNYAEVIKNGKAYHVFATHTASFDTDTARDYRQRQFRQIREFAHTQNIPVTDTVVYGGDFNVNKRKFPTDYQQMFVNLSADEPEYAGYTESTFDPRINAFAGSALSGGENIEYLDYIVASNEFAQRSENINTVKVPRTTVASLWKDWNLSDHFPVKAEIR; via the coding sequence GTGAATATACTAAAAAATGTAATGACAACAACTTGCCTCACTTGCGCATTGAGCGCTTCTGCACTTGCCGATAGTGATATTTATCTGACTAATAATTCCAATCAAACAATGTCGATTGATGTCAACCATACTGGTTCTGATTTGCTTCAAGAAGGTGCTGAGTGGCAACAACACGTACAGACACTAAAACCGTGGGAAACCAAAATGGTGTTAAGTTTTAACCGTTGGGAAGGGATAAAATCAGGTGATAACTATCAATTTGAAACACTTGTTACTAATGAAAATGGTGAGTCGCTGTCTTTGTTACAACAAGTGAAAGGTTATTGGTATAAATCGTCACTCGAACACGGAGCTAGTGCCAATGATATCGCGTTGAACTGGGCAGATGATCGCGATACTTATCGTTACCAATCTCAATATAATAGCAATAGTACAAGCACTGAAATTGCGTTTAAAGCTAGTGCCACGGGGCGTTATGACGATATACATTATACTATCACGCCACAAAAAATTGATGAGCAACCTGAACATGACGGCAACGCGCTAAAAGTGATGTCATATAACGTATGGGCTCTGCCTGTTATCGCGTCACACATAGGCGAGCGTTTTCAAGAAATACCAAAACACTTGAAAGGTTATGATGTACTTATGTTGCAGGAAGTGTTTGCTTCTGGTCGAGATGCCTTTTTACGGGATCTTGCCAAAGAATACCCATATCAAACCAAGATGTTAGATCACCCTGGAATTAATGTTTACGATGGTGGTGTCACTATTGTAAGCCGTTATCCAATTGTGAATGAAGGGCAATATGTTTATCCTGACTGCTCTGGTACCGATTGCTTTGCTGATAAAGGCGTTAACTATGCTGAAGTGATTAAAAATGGTAAGGCCTATCACGTATTTGCTACGCACACCGCGTCGTTTGACACTGATACTGCACGTGATTACCGTCAGCGCCAATTCCGTCAGATCCGTGAATTTGCTCATACTCAAAATATTCCTGTCACAGATACCGTTGTTTATGGTGGTGATTTCAATGTGAATAAACGTAAATTCCCAACGGATTATCAACAGATGTTTGTTAATCTGAGTGCTGATGAGCCGGAATATGCGGGATATACAGAGTCAACATTTGACCCTCGCATCAATGCCTTTGCTGGCAGTGCTTTATCGGGTGGCGAGAATATTGAATACCTTGATTATATCGTGGCAAGTAATGAATTTGCGCAACGCAGTGAAAACATAAACACAGTGAAGGTACCTCGTACTACGGTAGCTAGTTTATGGAAAGATTGGAATTTGTCTGATCATTTCCCAGTTAAAGCGGAGATCCGTTAA
- a CDS encoding chromosome segregation ATPase, whose protein sequence is MRGRLFLVSAAFIGSVYFFISSENELNAERETAVFTSASPQSESMATNESIPAAGTIPTKVQSEAAMNNTIPEQDTLLQEARGETLMTALTSFWTQCGQQNNCDEMLAEKQLILTARRYQLLRNFPVNQQKEQRLMGESLISQDATLAEKVANVKAIRELVWGIDASLLFEEQAAYYNYRLSLVESNNLLSQTQDADEFIQEYNEMLEELGDDLLSFGLESEGAKYEEAVKLIPTSMPAHEAARIKTELATQYLTAESQQDIASRANQVEQQQQEVMSYQQGLNELELTLANERATTKKTLTNEEWQGYTAERLYQYRLAFFRS, encoded by the coding sequence ATGCGGGGTCGGTTATTTTTGGTAAGCGCTGCCTTTATTGGCAGTGTTTATTTTTTCATTTCGAGTGAAAATGAACTTAATGCGGAGAGAGAGACTGCTGTGTTCACTTCAGCGAGCCCTCAATCTGAATCAATGGCCACGAATGAATCAATACCAGCGGCAGGAACAATACCAACTAAGGTTCAGAGCGAAGCCGCCATGAATAATACGATACCTGAGCAAGATACTTTATTGCAAGAGGCGAGAGGGGAAACGCTCATGACCGCGTTAACTTCGTTTTGGACACAGTGCGGTCAACAAAATAACTGTGATGAAATGCTTGCTGAAAAACAGTTAATACTGACTGCTCGTCGCTATCAATTGCTACGTAATTTCCCCGTGAATCAACAAAAAGAACAACGTTTGATGGGGGAGTCATTAATCAGCCAAGATGCCACGTTGGCAGAAAAAGTTGCCAACGTTAAAGCGATACGGGAGCTGGTATGGGGTATTGATGCCAGTTTATTGTTTGAAGAACAAGCGGCTTATTATAATTACAGGTTATCGTTAGTTGAATCGAACAATCTGCTCAGTCAGACTCAAGACGCCGATGAATTCATACAAGAATATAATGAAATGCTAGAAGAGTTAGGCGACGATTTGCTATCGTTTGGTCTCGAATCTGAAGGGGCTAAGTATGAAGAGGCTGTAAAATTAATTCCGACATCAATGCCTGCTCACGAAGCTGCGCGTATTAAGACTGAACTTGCTACGCAGTATTTAACGGCTGAGAGTCAGCAAGATATAGCGAGTAGAGCCAATCAAGTTGAACAGCAGCAACAGGAAGTGATGAGTTATCAGCAGGGCTTGAATGAATTAGAGCTTACACTTGCCAATGAACGTGCGACGACAAAGAAAACACTGACTAATGAAGAGTGGCAAGGTTATACAGCAGAACGGTTATATCAGTATCGGTTAGCTTTCTTTCGTTCTTAA
- a CDS encoding DUF368 domain-containing protein, with translation MSKVSTFLKGMAMGAADVVPGVSGGTIAFITGIYDTLLGSISRITPRLIGMIRKDGLKAAYDYVNGTFLIVLLAGILTSIFTLARVITWMLNTHPIPLWSFFFGLIIISVNHMFKQVEFWKVSRFVAVLAGIGFAYSITVLQPLNLEPTSLNILLAGSIAICAMILPGISGSFILLMLGMYTPILAAAKSFDIVTLATFASGCAIGILTFSHVLTWVLKHYRDIALTFLTGLMIGTLGKVWPWKETLTWRTNSSGLEVPLLERNLSPFSFEQVTGQPALLAYAIVAMLAAIALIIVLERTASKSVSN, from the coding sequence ATGAGTAAAGTTTCTACCTTTCTAAAAGGCATGGCGATGGGTGCTGCAGATGTTGTACCTGGTGTGTCAGGCGGTACTATCGCTTTCATTACCGGCATTTACGATACACTGCTTGGTAGCATTAGTCGCATTACACCCCGTCTGATCGGTATGATCCGCAAGGATGGTCTGAAAGCCGCATATGATTACGTTAATGGTACATTCTTGATTGTGTTACTGGCGGGTATCCTAACGAGTATCTTTACGCTAGCGCGTGTTATCACCTGGATGCTCAATACCCACCCTATTCCACTGTGGTCTTTCTTCTTCGGTTTAATCATCATCTCTGTAAACCACATGTTCAAACAAGTGGAATTCTGGAAAGTCAGCCGCTTTGTCGCTGTACTTGCTGGTATTGGCTTTGCTTATAGTATTACCGTGCTACAGCCTCTCAACCTTGAACCAACTTCGCTGAATATCTTGCTGGCTGGTTCCATTGCAATTTGTGCGATGATCTTACCGGGGATTTCAGGTAGCTTCATCCTGCTTATGTTAGGTATGTATACACCGATTCTTGCTGCTGCTAAATCTTTCGACATCGTGACCTTAGCGACTTTCGCCTCTGGTTGTGCCATTGGTATTCTGACATTTTCGCACGTACTGACTTGGGTACTGAAACACTATCGCGATATCGCGCTGACATTTTTAACCGGACTCATGATCGGGACACTGGGTAAAGTATGGCCATGGAAAGAAACACTAACGTGGCGTACAAACTCAAGTGGTCTTGAAGTGCCGCTATTAGAACGTAACCTTTCACCCTTCAGCTTTGAACAAGTGACAGGACAACCGGCATTATTAGCTTATGCGATTGTTGCGATGCTTGCTGCGATCGCGCTTATCATAGTGCTAGAAAGAACCGCAAGTAAATCAGTATCTAACTAG
- a CDS encoding cytochrome c-type biogenesis protein, giving the protein MKLLSLYFCFITLFFALPLSAESTPLVDVFEFNSIDTQKRAINLARQLRCPQCQNQNLMESNSPIAKDLRLTVYLMVDKGDTDAQVIDYMTNRFGDMVLYKPKFEPRTYVLWLGPVFFISLFGWLGYRKVKASIVD; this is encoded by the coding sequence ATGAAGTTGTTATCCTTGTATTTCTGTTTTATTACCTTGTTTTTTGCGTTGCCTTTATCTGCTGAATCAACACCGTTGGTTGATGTATTTGAGTTTAACTCTATTGATACACAAAAGCGGGCGATTAACCTGGCGCGTCAATTACGCTGCCCTCAGTGTCAGAATCAAAACCTAATGGAGTCTAATTCACCCATTGCCAAGGATTTACGTTTAACTGTTTATTTGATGGTGGATAAAGGTGATACGGATGCACAAGTAATTGATTATATGACGAATCGTTTCGGCGACATGGTGTTGTATAAACCAAAATTTGAACCGAGAACCTATGTACTTTGGCTTGGGCCTGTGTTCTTTATTAGCCTGTTTGGCTGGTTAGGTTATCGCAAAGTAAAAGCGTCCATTGTGGATTGA
- a CDS encoding ABC transporter transmembrane domain-containing protein: MEKSLFQFIWKYSKRNQLILSAITLLTFPILYVSLELPKRIINDAIGGTGEDVTVLGVLLNQTEFLMVLCVGFLVAVLANGLLKMKLNTMKGVLAERLLRRFRFQMVTRILRFPRSYFRTTSQGELVSMVTSEAEPMGSLMGDMLSRPILQAGQMLTILAFLFAQSFWFGLASITLIPLQAWIIPKLQRQINLLNKARIQEIRKLAADIGETAAGVSDIRTNGGVRHRLSLFSNRLGKLFGIRFEIYQKKFFMKFLNNFINQLTPFFFYSVGGYLAIQGEITVGALVAALAAYKDLSSPWKELLTYYNQTQDMALRWEVVTERFSSKTLVDDTLFDGEPDTETSLNGDIELKNITVRDEDGHAILEDINLTIPKGARVAIKTNNESSALAFADLLTREVIPYRGSLTIAGNEMNGLHQTVVANRIGYANSKPYIFKGTLGENLLMPFNYQPILGTDISVDVTDWQIESARAGNSVDPFKPNWVVPETAGFQSYDEIKDWWFQLVEAMGTDDLIVRRGLRSRLDPDTQSELVEAIVQLRPEIAKRLAKAGLDDIVHTFDPEKFNPVSPLGSNLLYAVPTKMLTQLSLSQEDNFVQMLQDEGIADYLAHMSANLIEGLTETFGTDGTDHPLFRRLNMDEDLYHQLRVIVAKRRLVGQSGLSAEDFALMLTVPFAFSAEQIGPLFTDLFKQRILQIRMKSAAEMVAKLDGLFKPIDPQQYFPVMSVLGNAIFGRISSLAGAREKLIEDIIVDVLKEHGLRRLVAQSLYDVATTQGGENLPAIFRERLAFSRAGIKKPDILILRNALASHEGDARALTRRRISELMPDSTQIFIENHFLSPESYDLFVEIVDGRIDGIARQDQPEDDDARQDLKRKLRVIGQTDLFGQLDLKQQRLLAFSAQWYKAKPGQAIFSAEEEADAAYLCVKGSAGLYWPATAVEQRLVTEILPGRLIGDLAVIHDAPRLLDLIAIEDCVFLRIGASELIAVIENDAMVAASLLRSVASHLSETATNLRAMRAFAIKRGIDFSELDEKEIGDDR, from the coding sequence ATGGAAAAGAGTCTTTTTCAGTTTATCTGGAAATATTCAAAACGGAATCAGTTGATTCTATCGGCTATCACCCTTCTCACGTTTCCGATCCTCTATGTATCGCTGGAGCTACCTAAACGCATAATAAATGATGCCATTGGCGGCACCGGCGAAGATGTCACGGTACTCGGTGTACTGCTTAATCAGACAGAATTTTTGATGGTGCTTTGTGTTGGTTTCTTAGTTGCTGTATTAGCCAATGGCTTATTGAAGATGAAGTTAAACACCATGAAAGGTGTCTTAGCTGAACGTTTATTACGACGATTTCGTTTTCAAATGGTTACCCGAATTTTAAGATTCCCTCGTTCATATTTCCGCACTACAAGTCAGGGTGAACTCGTATCTATGGTGACCTCTGAAGCGGAACCGATGGGATCATTAATGGGCGATATGCTGTCACGCCCGATTCTTCAAGCAGGGCAAATGTTAACCATTCTTGCCTTCTTATTTGCCCAAAGCTTCTGGTTTGGTCTCGCATCTATCACCCTTATCCCATTACAAGCATGGATAATTCCCAAGTTACAGCGTCAGATTAACTTATTGAATAAAGCTAGAATTCAAGAAATTCGTAAGCTAGCCGCAGATATCGGCGAAACGGCAGCAGGCGTCAGTGATATTCGAACTAACGGTGGAGTACGTCATCGACTGTCATTATTTTCCAATCGTTTAGGTAAACTGTTCGGTATCCGCTTCGAAATTTACCAAAAGAAATTCTTCATGAAGTTCCTGAACAACTTCATTAACCAATTAACCCCCTTCTTTTTCTATTCAGTTGGTGGCTATTTAGCGATTCAAGGCGAGATCACTGTCGGCGCGCTCGTTGCCGCGTTAGCAGCATACAAAGATCTATCATCACCTTGGAAAGAATTGCTGACTTATTACAATCAAACCCAAGATATGGCGCTACGCTGGGAAGTCGTCACCGAACGCTTCTCATCGAAGACATTAGTTGACGATACTTTATTTGATGGCGAACCAGATACCGAGACCAGCCTTAACGGTGACATTGAACTGAAAAACATTACCGTACGTGATGAAGATGGACATGCAATTTTAGAAGACATCAACCTGACAATTCCCAAAGGTGCTCGTGTTGCGATTAAGACCAATAATGAGTCTAGCGCCCTCGCTTTTGCAGATTTGTTAACACGTGAGGTTATTCCATATCGCGGGTCACTGACGATAGCCGGAAATGAGATGAACGGTTTACATCAGACAGTGGTTGCCAATCGTATCGGTTATGCCAATTCCAAACCGTATATTTTTAAAGGCACGCTTGGTGAAAACCTGCTGATGCCATTTAACTATCAGCCAATTCTGGGTACCGATATTTCCGTAGATGTCACGGATTGGCAAATCGAATCAGCCCGAGCAGGTAACAGTGTCGATCCATTTAAACCAAATTGGGTTGTCCCAGAAACAGCGGGGTTCCAGTCATACGATGAGATCAAAGACTGGTGGTTCCAGTTAGTTGAAGCCATGGGTACCGACGATCTCATTGTGCGCCGAGGGTTACGCTCACGACTTGATCCTGATACGCAAAGCGAACTAGTAGAAGCCATTGTGCAGTTACGACCTGAAATAGCCAAACGATTGGCCAAAGCGGGACTTGATGACATTGTGCATACCTTTGATCCTGAAAAGTTCAATCCAGTCTCGCCGCTGGGCAGCAATTTACTCTATGCAGTGCCTACTAAAATGCTTACGCAACTAAGCTTGTCACAAGAAGATAACTTTGTGCAAATGCTACAAGATGAAGGCATTGCGGACTATTTAGCGCACATGTCCGCCAACCTCATCGAAGGTCTCACAGAAACGTTTGGCACTGATGGTACTGACCACCCACTATTTCGCCGTTTAAATATGGACGAAGATCTTTACCATCAACTTCGAGTCATCGTAGCAAAACGCCGTTTAGTAGGTCAAAGTGGCTTATCTGCTGAAGATTTCGCACTCATGTTGACCGTACCTTTTGCGTTTTCTGCCGAACAGATAGGTCCATTGTTCACCGATTTGTTCAAACAACGGATCTTACAAATTCGCATGAAGAGTGCCGCCGAAATGGTGGCGAAATTAGACGGCCTATTTAAACCCATCGACCCACAGCAATATTTTCCTGTTATGTCAGTGCTTGGTAATGCCATTTTCGGTCGTATTTCCAGTTTGGCTGGTGCACGAGAAAAGTTAATTGAAGATATTATTGTTGATGTCCTAAAAGAACACGGATTAAGAAGGTTAGTCGCGCAATCTTTATATGATGTTGCGACAACGCAAGGCGGGGAAAACCTACCCGCTATCTTCAGAGAGCGTTTAGCATTTAGCCGAGCTGGCATCAAAAAACCTGATATTCTGATCCTAAGAAATGCACTCGCTAGCCACGAAGGTGACGCACGCGCGTTAACGCGACGACGTATTAGTGAATTAATGCCAGATAGTACTCAAATCTTTATCGAAAATCACTTCCTTAGCCCAGAAAGCTACGATTTATTCGTCGAAATTGTCGATGGCCGTATTGATGGTATCGCCCGTCAAGATCAACCGGAAGATGATGATGCACGTCAGGATTTGAAACGTAAATTACGCGTGATTGGACAGACTGATTTGTTTGGTCAGTTGGATCTAAAACAACAGCGCCTACTGGCATTTAGTGCACAATGGTACAAAGCAAAACCAGGACAAGCCATTTTTAGTGCCGAAGAAGAAGCAGATGCTGCTTACCTCTGTGTTAAGGGCTCTGCGGGTCTATACTGGCCAGCAACAGCAGTCGAACAGCGCCTAGTAACTGAAATTTTACCCGGGCGATTAATCGGTGATTTAGCGGTCATTCATGACGCGCCACGCCTGTTAGATTTAATAGCCATAGAAGACTGCGTATTTTTACGCATCGGAGCGAGTGAGTTAATCGCCGTGATCGAGAACGATGCGATGGTGGCGGCAAGCCTACTACGTTCGGTTGCTTCGCATTTATCAGAAACGGCAACAAACCTGCGTGCAATGCGTGCATTTGCAATTAAACGTGGTATCGATTTTAGTGAATTAGATGAAAAAGAGATTGGCGACGACCGGTAA
- a CDS encoding DsbE family thiol:disulfide interchange protein, whose protein sequence is MQNKKLSLKPESKVKSKFKLMLPSLLGLVFVVSMMFALTAQEGQITPSVLVGKPIPSFTASDLDSVLIDNSVFQTDNDLSPTDKRFTLLNVWASWCGVCQSEHDFLMKLAVKDNVRIVGLNYRDDVYAARKVISALGNPYVANIFDPDGKLALDMGVIATPETYLLDSQGIVLFRYSGALDEKVWQHYFKPFIQLLLNNQTS, encoded by the coding sequence ATGCAAAATAAGAAATTGAGTCTTAAACCTGAATCTAAAGTTAAGTCTAAATTCAAGCTGATGCTACCGAGTCTATTGGGGCTAGTATTCGTTGTATCGATGATGTTTGCGTTAACCGCTCAAGAAGGTCAAATTACACCGTCAGTTTTGGTGGGAAAGCCAATCCCAAGCTTTACTGCAAGTGATTTAGATTCTGTTTTGATAGATAACAGCGTGTTCCAAACCGATAATGACTTATCACCAACTGACAAGCGCTTCACGCTGTTAAATGTATGGGCTTCTTGGTGCGGTGTGTGTCAAAGCGAACATGATTTTTTGATGAAACTGGCAGTGAAAGACAATGTACGCATTGTCGGATTAAATTATCGTGATGATGTGTATGCTGCGCGTAAGGTAATCAGTGCGCTGGGTAATCCTTATGTTGCGAATATCTTTGATCCAGATGGTAAACTTGCGTTGGATATGGGGGTTATTGCTACGCCAGAAACGTACCTGTTAGATAGCCAAGGCATTGTGCTGTTTCGTTATTCTGGCGCATTGGATGAAAAGGTGTGGCAACATTACTTCAAGCCATTTATACAACTGCTGTTAAATAACCAAACATCATAA
- a CDS encoding SMI1/KNR4 family protein gives MNSIDVFVKNWGSKNAMVPINGDDIVELESKLNGVLPDSYKYLISTYGLVHTPNVLTKICDLNSDISEVQDFLSLDDVASLSQLYEMSGMPKGHILFASDCKGNMFCFKLSDCTTQQADATVWFFNYAACTVTQVSNSFTEWLDQFNEL, from the coding sequence ATGAACAGCATTGATGTTTTTGTAAAAAACTGGGGCAGTAAAAATGCCATGGTGCCAATCAATGGTGATGATATTGTAGAGCTTGAATCAAAATTAAACGGCGTGTTACCTGACTCGTATAAATATTTAATCTCAACATACGGCTTAGTTCACACGCCAAATGTATTAACTAAAATTTGTGATTTAAATTCCGACATTTCTGAAGTACAAGATTTCTTAAGCCTAGACGATGTCGCGTCACTATCGCAGTTGTATGAAATGAGCGGTATGCCCAAGGGACACATTTTGTTTGCGTCTGACTGTAAGGGCAATATGTTTTGTTTCAAGCTCAGCGATTGCACGACTCAGCAAGCGGATGCGACTGTATGGTTTTTTAATTATGCAGCCTGTACGGTTACGCAAGTATCAAACTCGTTCACCGAATGGCTAGACCAGTTTAATGAACTTTAG
- a CDS encoding DNA alkylation repair protein, translated as MAELFKDIYCPAFYNQFSDVLTKVLPEFDAVKFNQLIFNEHFVGYELKQRMHHTADVLHHFMPTDFSDAISVLKCIIAELRAQGIKEQSIEFMFLPAYIEMYGLEDYDCAVDGFECVTQYTSCEFAVRPFIIRYPAKMLVQLQAWTQHESRHVRRLASEGSRPRLPWAMALPEFKHDPRPLLPILTALKCDDCEVVRRSVANNLNDIAKDNCDVVVQIATQWLGDNEHTDKLVKHACRTLLKQAQPDIMALFGFKQDLITLTDMAVTTPVVKVGDKLTFNFTIDNTSSCPQKLRLEYGLYYLKKNGTLARKVFKITERVIAGNTQEQITRHQSFKIISTRVFHLGTHKLSIIINGQESRVNAEHDGLYRFELVG; from the coding sequence ATGGCTGAGTTATTCAAAGACATTTATTGCCCTGCATTTTATAACCAATTTTCAGATGTGTTAACGAAGGTACTACCTGAGTTTGATGCGGTTAAATTTAACCAACTTATCTTTAATGAGCATTTTGTTGGATATGAGCTTAAACAACGTATGCATCATACAGCGGACGTGCTACATCACTTTATGCCTACTGATTTTAGTGATGCTATTTCAGTACTTAAGTGCATTATTGCTGAATTGCGTGCTCAAGGTATTAAAGAGCAGAGTATTGAATTTATGTTTTTGCCTGCTTATATCGAAATGTATGGGCTTGAAGATTATGACTGTGCGGTGGATGGCTTTGAATGTGTGACACAATATACCAGTTGTGAATTTGCAGTTAGACCATTCATCATACGTTATCCCGCTAAAATGTTGGTGCAGCTACAAGCATGGACGCAACACGAAAGCCGCCATGTCCGCCGCTTAGCTAGTGAAGGCTCTCGGCCTCGACTCCCGTGGGCAATGGCGTTACCTGAGTTTAAACATGATCCCAGGCCTTTGTTACCTATTTTAACAGCATTGAAATGCGATGACTGTGAAGTTGTGAGGCGCAGTGTAGCGAATAACCTCAATGACATTGCTAAAGATAACTGCGATGTAGTAGTGCAGATTGCAACGCAATGGTTAGGTGATAACGAACACACAGACAAATTAGTCAAACATGCGTGCCGTACATTACTCAAGCAAGCTCAGCCAGATATCATGGCACTGTTTGGCTTTAAACAAGACTTAATAACGTTAACCGACATGGCGGTCACGACACCGGTTGTAAAAGTAGGGGACAAGCTGACGTTTAATTTCACGATTGATAATACGAGTAGTTGCCCACAAAAATTACGTTTGGAATATGGTCTTTATTATCTTAAAAAGAATGGAACCTTGGCGCGAAAAGTATTTAAAATTACTGAACGCGTTATTGCTGGGAATACACAAGAACAGATAACACGCCACCAAAGCTTTAAAATAATTAGTACCCGTGTGTTTCATTTAGGTACACACAAATTGAGTATTATTATTAATGGTCAGGAGAGTCGTGTTAATGCAGAACATGATGGGTTGTATCGTTTTGAACTCGTTGGTTAA